A region from the Halobacillus mangrovi genome encodes:
- a CDS encoding MATE family efflux transporter: MYETQTLREKIKLFSFILLPILITQIGMYAMNFFDTVMAGKAGPDQLAGVAIGSSIWVPVFTGLNGILMAISPIVAQLKGARRENDIPWSVKQGVYLAIALAITIGATGYFLLDPILSLLDIEPEVSHVATYYLITLGIGIVPLFVFNILRSFIDALGLTRISMTIILLTLPTNVLFNYMFIFGKWGAPELGGIGAGVASALTYWVSFVIIIITIHKLHPLKHYKIFSDWISPSLREWWEQLKIGVPIGFAIFFETSIFAAVTFFMTAYDTYTIAAHQAAINFASFLYMVPLSIAFTLTIAVGFEVGGRRFIDARTYSYLGIGTAVFMSIIAGLILYIFDDSVARLYSSNPEVIELTKNFIFFAIFFQLSDAFGAPIQGVLRGYKDVNITLVMAFVSYWVIGLPSGYLLANYTALGPYGYWMSLIIGLTAGAITLLIRMLYLQKKNIGSQDKKLSPS, translated from the coding sequence ATGTACGAAACACAAACACTTCGTGAAAAAATAAAACTATTTTCCTTTATTCTGCTTCCTATTTTAATCACTCAAATTGGTATGTATGCAATGAACTTCTTTGATACAGTCATGGCAGGAAAAGCAGGGCCTGACCAGCTTGCTGGTGTTGCGATCGGCTCCAGCATATGGGTACCTGTATTTACAGGGCTTAATGGTATCCTTATGGCTATTTCTCCAATTGTGGCTCAACTGAAAGGAGCGAGAAGAGAAAATGACATTCCATGGTCCGTGAAGCAGGGCGTCTACCTTGCCATCGCTCTGGCCATTACAATTGGAGCCACAGGTTATTTTCTTTTAGACCCCATACTGTCCTTGTTGGACATAGAACCTGAAGTAAGCCATGTAGCTACGTATTACTTGATTACATTGGGGATTGGCATTGTTCCCTTATTCGTTTTCAATATTTTGCGCTCCTTTATTGATGCACTTGGTCTGACGAGAATATCGATGACAATCATTCTGCTGACATTACCGACAAATGTATTATTTAACTATATGTTCATTTTCGGAAAATGGGGCGCTCCTGAGCTAGGAGGAATTGGGGCTGGCGTTGCTTCTGCCCTGACCTACTGGGTATCATTCGTTATTATCATTATTACGATACATAAGCTTCACCCTTTAAAACATTACAAAATATTCTCCGATTGGATCTCACCATCCTTAAGGGAATGGTGGGAGCAATTAAAAATTGGAGTTCCGATCGGATTTGCCATTTTCTTTGAAACAAGTATTTTTGCTGCTGTGACTTTTTTTATGACCGCCTACGATACCTATACCATCGCAGCCCATCAGGCAGCTATTAACTTTGCTTCTTTCCTTTATATGGTTCCTTTAAGCATTGCCTTTACATTAACCATAGCTGTCGGATTTGAAGTGGGAGGAAGACGTTTTATCGATGCGCGAACTTACTCGTATTTAGGTATTGGCACCGCGGTCTTCATGTCAATAATTGCTGGACTGATCTTGTATATCTTTGACGATTCCGTGGCACGGCTTTACAGTTCAAATCCTGAGGTGATCGAACTTACAAAAAACTTTATTTTCTTTGCTATCTTCTTTCAACTGTCTGATGCCTTTGGAGCACCGATTCAAGGAGTCTTACGCGGGTATAAAGATGTCAACATCACCTTAGTCATGGCGTTTGTATCCTATTGGGTTATCGGACTGCCAAGTGGCTATCTACTTGCCAATTACACCGCTCTAGGTCCATATGGCTATTGGATGAGCCTAATCATCGGTCTGACCGCAGGTGCGATCACCTTATTAATTCGAATGCTTTACTTGCAGAAGAAAAACATCGGTTCACAGGACAAGAAACTGTCTCCATCTTAA
- the safA gene encoding SafA/ExsA family spore coat assembly protein, whose amino-acid sequence MAAVLFVQVPQTTHAATDTYIVKSGDTLWKISKRYQIGLSEIINANPQFYNPDLIYPGDRVTIPLKGNIKSVEQQVIDLTNQERAKNGLPALKENWQLSRVARYKSRDMRDRGYFSHTSPTYGSPFTMMRDFNINYRRAAENIAAGQRTPQEVVNGWMNSAGHRKNILDPNLRQIGVGYAKGGSYGHYWTQMFISQ is encoded by the coding sequence ATGGCAGCGGTATTGTTCGTCCAGGTACCACAAACGACGCACGCGGCAACAGATACTTATATTGTAAAAAGCGGAGATACATTGTGGAAGATATCCAAGCGTTATCAAATTGGATTATCTGAAATTATCAACGCTAACCCGCAATTCTATAACCCTGACTTGATTTATCCTGGTGATCGGGTGACCATCCCATTGAAGGGGAATATCAAGTCTGTAGAACAACAGGTCATCGATTTGACCAATCAGGAACGTGCGAAAAATGGTTTGCCAGCACTTAAAGAAAACTGGCAGCTATCCCGCGTTGCACGCTACAAATCAAGAGACATGAGAGACAGAGGTTACTTTTCTCATACATCTCCAACTTATGGATCGCCTTTTACCATGATGAGGGATTTCAACATCAATTACCGCCGAGCTGCCGAGAATATTGCAGCAGGACAGCGCACGCCACAAGAGGTAGTCAATGGATGGATGAATAGTGCTGGCCATAGGAAGAATATTTTGGATCCCAACTTAAGACAAATTGGGGTCGGTTACGCTAAAGGTGGAAGTTACGGTCATTATTGGACGCAAATGTTCATTAGTCAATAA
- a CDS encoding ABC transporter substrate-binding protein, which produces MKHRKLMVFILMIAFAFILTACGTSENEGQSSEDQTKEEDQNEDTSVIEHEMGKTEISGTPEKVVALEFSFVDNLASLGVSPVGIADDNDKERIIEPIRKKISDYTSVGTRKQPSLEVISSLQPDLIIADMKRHKDIYDQLSEIAPTIILPSLAADYEGIIDSFETVAKTMGMEEKGQEVLKEHKAKMEELRAKVPEDEDRTVLPAVVADSGYFAHNMESYTGSLLESIGLKNAIQSGDARYNKINLEQVVEFNPDVMFHMSTGDQTVVDEWKNNDLYQDISAVKNDEVYEVDRNMWSRFRGLISSEKILEDAIRYLYE; this is translated from the coding sequence ATGAAACATAGAAAACTTATGGTTTTTATACTTATGATTGCCTTTGCATTTATTCTTACTGCTTGCGGTACCAGTGAGAATGAAGGACAATCTTCTGAGGATCAAACGAAAGAAGAAGATCAGAACGAAGATACAAGTGTCATTGAACACGAAATGGGAAAAACAGAGATCTCTGGTACACCTGAAAAGGTCGTAGCTCTAGAGTTCTCTTTTGTTGATAACCTTGCGTCACTAGGTGTATCTCCGGTTGGAATTGCCGATGATAATGACAAGGAACGTATCATTGAACCCATTCGAAAAAAAATCAGTGATTATACGTCTGTAGGGACTCGTAAACAGCCTTCGCTAGAAGTGATTAGTTCGCTACAGCCTGACTTAATTATCGCAGATATGAAGCGTCATAAAGATATCTATGATCAGCTTTCTGAAATTGCACCCACAATCATCCTTCCTTCTCTTGCAGCAGATTACGAAGGAATCATCGACAGTTTTGAAACGGTAGCGAAAACGATGGGAATGGAAGAAAAAGGGCAGGAAGTTCTGAAGGAACATAAAGCAAAAATGGAAGAGCTACGTGCAAAAGTCCCAGAAGATGAAGATCGTACTGTTTTACCGGCAGTAGTAGCTGACAGTGGGTACTTTGCTCACAACATGGAATCCTACACAGGTTCTCTTTTAGAGTCTATTGGATTAAAAAATGCCATTCAAAGCGGCGATGCTCGTTACAATAAGATTAATTTGGAACAAGTTGTAGAATTTAATCCTGATGTGATGTTCCATATGTCGACGGGCGATCAGACCGTTGTAGATGAATGGAAGAACAATGACCTTTATCAAGATATATCAGCTGTGAAAAACGATGAAGTTTATGAGGTGGATCGCAATATGTGGTCACGTTTCCGCGGCTTGATTTCTTCAGAGAAAATCTTGGAGGATGCTATCCGATACCTTTATGAATAA
- a CDS encoding FecCD family ABC transporter permease, which translates to MLKQKQPHTFRISFTLMIGLLLLVMSLVASLSIGAYQIDFKTVLGLLFNDNGSKASSIIHTIRLPRAVIGMVIGACLAIAGAIMQSITNNPLASPQIFGVNAGASLMVVLGVVLLPDLAPNTLVYFAFAGAAVGGATVYYLASTGGGMTPVKLALAGITIHMFLSSIIEGVVLFNETSTEDVLFWLAGGIDGRNWGDVKLVLPWAIVGIVGALALSKSLTLLSLGDDVARGLGQKIGLIRMGSSLLVVILAGASVAVAGPIGFIGLMIPNIVRKIIGSDYLYIIPVSAVFGALLLTVSDVISRFIAFPSESPVGIVTALIGAPFFLYLARKGGRKA; encoded by the coding sequence ATGTTGAAACAAAAACAACCTCATACGTTCCGGATCAGCTTTACGCTGATGATTGGGCTTCTCTTATTAGTGATGAGTTTGGTCGCCAGTTTGAGTATAGGGGCTTACCAGATTGATTTTAAGACGGTTTTAGGTCTCCTTTTTAACGACAACGGTAGTAAAGCATCCTCCATCATCCATACCATTCGTCTGCCAAGGGCTGTCATTGGCATGGTAATTGGGGCTTGTTTAGCTATTGCCGGTGCCATCATGCAATCCATTACAAATAACCCGCTTGCTTCTCCACAAATCTTTGGAGTTAATGCAGGAGCATCTTTAATGGTCGTGCTTGGTGTGGTGCTTCTTCCTGATTTAGCTCCGAACACGTTAGTCTATTTCGCGTTCGCAGGAGCTGCAGTAGGCGGAGCAACGGTGTATTATTTAGCTTCAACGGGGGGAGGGATGACCCCTGTTAAACTTGCACTTGCAGGGATTACCATCCACATGTTTTTGTCCTCTATAATTGAAGGGGTTGTCCTTTTTAATGAAACCTCCACAGAAGATGTCTTATTTTGGCTGGCCGGGGGAATAGACGGGCGTAATTGGGGAGACGTGAAGCTGGTGCTTCCTTGGGCGATCGTAGGAATAGTGGGTGCCTTAGCCCTGTCTAAATCCCTAACCCTTCTTAGTTTAGGAGATGATGTGGCCAGGGGTCTAGGACAAAAAATCGGACTTATTAGAATGGGTTCTTCTTTATTGGTTGTTATTTTAGCGGGTGCTTCTGTGGCTGTTGCAGGTCCAATAGGGTTTATCGGTTTAATGATCCCTAACATCGTTAGAAAAATAATAGGCTCTGATTACTTGTACATCATCCCGGTCTCAGCAGTATTTGGAGCGCTTTTATTAACCGTGTCTGATGTGATATCACGCTTTATCGCATTTCCGTCAGAGTCACCAGTAGGGATTGTCACCGCATTGATTGGTGCCCCATTCTTCCTTTATTTAGCCCGTAAAGGAGGTCGTAAAGCATGA
- a CDS encoding aldehyde dehydrogenase family protein has protein sequence MVKSYQLFINGEWVNTDDQLDVLNKYTQETYARVAKASEKEVDQAVEAAQHAFKTNPMAPYQRFEILKKVSELLLENKEELAKNITMEAGKPLKQAQTEIDRASQTFELAAEEAKRIHGEGVPVEAAPGSENRMAFTIKVPVGVVGAISPFNFPVNLVAHKIAPAIAAGNAVVLKPASKTPISALKLAELFEKAGLPKGYLNVVVGSGSTVGNQMMKDSRINMYTFTGSAEVGLKLKQETGLNKLILELGNNSPVIIDKEADIDAAAQNAAAKSYAFAGQVCISVQRLYVHEDIREEFQQKFINAIKELHVGDPNDPETDVGPMISEDEAKRAEEWIEEAKKAGANVVYGGEREGALLRPTILTDVNEDMKVVCEEIFAPVVNLIPFKDIKECIDEVNRSQYGLQGGIFTQNIDTAFYAARNVEVGGLMINDSSQYRVDLMPYGGVKGSGWGKEGPKYTIEDMTEERLIVMNLNQ, from the coding sequence ATGGTGAAATCTTATCAACTTTTTATTAATGGAGAATGGGTAAATACGGATGATCAACTTGATGTACTCAATAAATATACGCAAGAAACGTATGCACGTGTGGCGAAAGCTTCTGAAAAAGAAGTCGATCAGGCTGTAGAAGCTGCTCAGCACGCGTTCAAGACCAACCCGATGGCACCTTATCAAAGATTCGAGATTTTGAAAAAAGTCAGCGAACTTCTTTTAGAAAATAAGGAAGAGCTTGCAAAAAATATCACAATGGAAGCAGGCAAACCGCTTAAACAGGCACAAACGGAAATTGACCGTGCTTCTCAGACATTTGAGCTTGCGGCTGAAGAAGCCAAGCGCATTCACGGAGAAGGTGTACCTGTTGAAGCCGCACCTGGATCTGAGAATAGAATGGCCTTTACGATCAAAGTTCCTGTAGGTGTCGTAGGAGCAATTAGTCCATTCAACTTTCCGGTAAATCTTGTTGCTCACAAGATCGCACCGGCTATTGCAGCAGGAAATGCTGTTGTCCTTAAACCGGCGAGTAAGACCCCTATATCTGCACTGAAGCTTGCAGAACTATTTGAGAAAGCTGGACTGCCGAAGGGATATTTAAACGTCGTTGTTGGTTCAGGCTCTACTGTTGGTAACCAAATGATGAAAGATTCTAGAATCAATATGTACACCTTTACAGGCAGCGCAGAGGTCGGCCTGAAGCTGAAACAGGAGACAGGGCTGAATAAACTGATTCTTGAACTCGGAAACAACTCTCCAGTAATCATCGATAAAGAAGCTGATATTGATGCGGCCGCACAAAACGCTGCTGCCAAAAGTTATGCATTCGCAGGTCAGGTTTGTATTTCAGTTCAGAGACTTTATGTTCATGAGGACATAAGAGAAGAGTTCCAGCAAAAATTCATAAATGCCATTAAAGAATTACATGTCGGAGATCCAAATGATCCAGAGACAGACGTCGGTCCAATGATCAGTGAGGATGAAGCGAAGCGTGCAGAAGAATGGATTGAAGAAGCGAAGAAAGCAGGAGCAAATGTCGTCTATGGCGGCGAACGCGAAGGGGCTTTACTAAGACCTACGATTTTGACGGATGTCAACGAGGACATGAAAGTCGTTTGCGAAGAAATCTTTGCTCCCGTTGTCAATCTTATTCCATTTAAAGATATTAAAGAATGCATTGATGAAGTCAATCGTTCTCAATACGGATTGCAAGGCGGTATTTTCACTCAAAATATCGATACAGCGTTTTATGCGGCTCGTAATGTTGAAGTTGGCGGCTTAATGATTAACGACTCCTCCCAATACCGTGTCGACCTCATGCCATATGGAGGCGTGAAGGGTAGCGGTTGGGGTAAAGAAGGCCCTAAATATACAATTGAGGATATGACGGAAGAACGGCTGATCGTTATGAATCTTAATCAATGA
- a CDS encoding Ger(x)C family spore germination protein has translation MNKNWFYIVLCLVLLTGCWDQRQFKDIKLVLAIGFDKNENGGIQETVTIPTIQRSTDGPASELIKVVTTSGDTPREARDYTDQMVAESFDPSKSKVILLGEDLAKDSIQPVFDQFYRNPNNNLNAYIAVIEGKAEDAIRLSPENETSFSSYASGLLEGLVTSTHSTGENIETLHGELLEPGVDFAVPLLRVDEERELLNFIGLALFHKDKYSGEYIPAHHTSLLMLLEGKRGRVTNITEKVTDEEENHVRNYITVKVMKNEHDIKVKVEGDQVTANINLNLKVRVVEYPRNHLTDKKTIKELNKKLSEILTEDSKEVLATIQEANSDVFYIGRKLQAYHPEYWNKVKWGEEFPNINIVPNVKVKIVQYGVIS, from the coding sequence GTGAATAAGAATTGGTTTTATATAGTCTTATGCCTCGTTCTTCTTACAGGCTGTTGGGATCAGAGACAATTTAAAGATATAAAACTTGTGCTTGCCATAGGATTTGACAAGAATGAAAATGGAGGAATTCAAGAAACAGTCACCATTCCAACGATTCAGCGCAGTACAGATGGTCCAGCAAGTGAATTAATTAAGGTAGTTACAACCTCAGGAGACACTCCTAGGGAAGCACGAGATTATACTGATCAGATGGTTGCAGAATCATTTGACCCTTCAAAATCGAAAGTTATCTTATTAGGGGAAGATTTAGCTAAGGACAGTATCCAGCCAGTCTTTGATCAATTTTATCGAAATCCGAATAATAATCTAAACGCTTATATAGCAGTTATAGAGGGGAAAGCCGAAGATGCGATTAGACTATCACCTGAAAATGAGACGAGTTTCAGTAGTTACGCCAGTGGACTATTGGAAGGACTGGTTACTTCTACTCATTCTACAGGGGAAAACATAGAAACGCTGCATGGTGAATTACTTGAACCGGGGGTTGATTTCGCTGTCCCTTTGTTAAGGGTGGATGAGGAGAGGGAGCTTTTAAATTTTATTGGACTTGCTTTGTTCCATAAAGATAAATATTCGGGTGAGTACATTCCAGCTCATCACACCTCTTTGCTAATGTTATTAGAGGGCAAGAGAGGCAGGGTTACCAACATTACAGAAAAGGTGACAGACGAGGAGGAAAATCATGTGAGGAACTACATTACTGTTAAGGTAATGAAGAACGAGCATGATATAAAGGTTAAGGTGGAGGGTGATCAAGTTACGGCTAATATCAATTTAAACTTAAAAGTGAGAGTTGTGGAATATCCGAGAAACCACTTGACAGATAAAAAAACAATTAAAGAGTTAAATAAGAAGCTCTCAGAAATATTGACAGAGGATTCCAAGGAAGTCTTAGCTACCATTCAAGAAGCGAACAGTGATGTGTTTTATATTGGACGCAAACTTCAAGCTTACCATCCGGAATACTGGAACAAAGTGAAGTGGGGGGAGGAATTCCCGAACATTAATATTGTTCCAAATGTGAAAGTGAAGATTGTCCAGTACGGAGTAATTAGTTAA
- a CDS encoding undecaprenyldiphospho-muramoylpentapeptide beta-N-acetylglucosaminyltransferase, producing MSQKRILFTGGGTAGHVIVNLALIPEFQKQGYTVDYIGSYEGIERQLIESMEGVTYHGISTGKLRRYMSKENLKDPFKVMKGLLQALRIIGKRKPQVIFSKGGFVSVPVVAAAKLRSVPTIIHESDYTPGLANKLSFPFAKKILATFPETMNHLPEGKGEYIGAVVRDELFEGQRAKGLSYCGFHKQKPVILVMGGSTGSKALNDAVRHNLDELLKDVQVVHLCGKGHKDPSINRQGYAQFEYVNEELKDLFAATDYIVSRAGSNAIFEFLALKKPMLLIPLSRKVSRGDQILNADSFVKQGYAHKLEEEELTDERFLKEIHELMANKEKLLSQMESYQSQKTKDKVISLIQDYEKSK from the coding sequence ATGAGTCAAAAGCGAATCTTATTTACAGGCGGAGGGACGGCTGGCCACGTCATCGTTAACCTTGCCTTAATACCCGAATTTCAAAAACAAGGATATACCGTTGATTATATCGGCTCTTACGAAGGAATAGAACGCCAGTTGATTGAATCGATGGAAGGAGTTACTTATCACGGTATCTCTACTGGGAAATTAAGAAGGTACATGTCTAAAGAAAACCTAAAGGATCCGTTCAAGGTTATGAAAGGTTTGCTGCAAGCTTTGAGGATCATAGGAAAGCGCAAGCCTCAGGTGATCTTTTCAAAAGGGGGATTTGTGTCTGTTCCTGTTGTCGCTGCAGCGAAACTAAGGAGCGTACCTACAATTATTCACGAGTCTGATTATACTCCTGGACTCGCAAACAAATTATCTTTCCCTTTTGCTAAGAAGATTCTCGCAACTTTTCCGGAAACGATGAATCACTTGCCCGAAGGAAAAGGAGAATATATTGGGGCTGTTGTACGTGATGAGCTCTTCGAAGGACAACGGGCAAAAGGTCTATCCTACTGTGGATTTCATAAGCAAAAACCGGTCATTCTTGTCATGGGTGGAAGTACAGGGTCTAAAGCTCTTAACGATGCTGTACGTCATAACTTAGATGAGTTATTAAAAGACGTCCAAGTTGTGCATTTGTGCGGCAAGGGGCACAAAGATCCTTCTATCAACCGCCAGGGCTATGCCCAATTTGAGTATGTTAATGAAGAACTCAAGGACTTGTTTGCAGCTACCGACTATATCGTTTCACGCGCAGGTTCCAATGCCATTTTTGAATTTTTAGCTTTAAAAAAACCGATGCTTCTAATCCCGTTATCTAGAAAAGTAAGCCGGGGCGACCAGATTTTAAACGCCGATTCTTTTGTCAAACAGGGTTATGCACACAAGCTTGAGGAGGAAGAGTTGACGGATGAACGCTTTTTAAAAGAGATCCATGAGTTGATGGCGAACAAAGAAAAACTTTTATCTCAGATGGAGAGCTATCAAAGTCAGAAAACAAAAGATAAAGTTATATCTCTTATTCAGGATTATGAGAAAAGTAAATAA
- a CDS encoding FecCD family ABC transporter permease, translated as MKKENKIPLLWIMGLAILVFVGAFISIGVGAVYISPSAIVTYFQGSNPEGQAFIIENFRMPRIVMALLVGAGLGVSGAILQGIIRNPLASPDVIGITKGAGLAAAATIILWDDSPVIALPIAAFIGAGAVTVALYIFAYRQGVKPATLALVGIALGAICQAGIQLLTVKFPVETNAALVWLTGSMWGKDWTDVLLLLPWILLLFPLALLLSPKLDVLNLGDDVAEGLGEPVKRARALLLVVAVILAAASVAVVGTLGFVGLVAPHIARQLVGNRHYFLIPASALTGMALLLLADGLGRGLLPPTEVPAGIFTAVIGAPYFLYLLRKMSVTK; from the coding sequence ATGAAAAAAGAGAACAAAATCCCTTTGTTATGGATAATGGGATTAGCTATCTTGGTTTTTGTCGGTGCCTTTATATCGATTGGTGTAGGAGCTGTTTATATTTCGCCTTCAGCGATTGTTACCTATTTCCAGGGTTCAAATCCAGAGGGCCAAGCTTTTATTATTGAAAATTTCCGAATGCCAAGGATTGTGATGGCCCTGTTAGTCGGAGCTGGATTAGGGGTATCCGGAGCGATTCTGCAAGGGATCATTCGAAATCCACTCGCTTCACCCGACGTTATAGGAATAACAAAAGGAGCGGGCTTAGCGGCGGCTGCTACCATTATTTTATGGGATGATTCTCCAGTCATTGCTTTACCTATTGCTGCTTTTATTGGAGCAGGTGCGGTAACAGTAGCTCTCTATATATTCGCCTACAGACAAGGGGTAAAACCAGCGACTCTCGCGCTTGTAGGAATTGCTTTAGGTGCGATTTGCCAGGCAGGCATACAGCTTTTGACAGTGAAATTCCCAGTTGAAACAAACGCAGCCCTCGTATGGCTGACAGGCAGCATGTGGGGCAAAGATTGGACAGATGTTCTTCTCCTTCTTCCTTGGATCCTACTCCTGTTCCCTTTGGCGTTATTACTCTCACCGAAACTCGACGTCTTGAACTTAGGGGATGATGTTGCTGAAGGACTAGGAGAGCCAGTAAAAAGAGCGAGAGCGTTACTACTTGTGGTCGCGGTCATTTTGGCTGCTGCCTCTGTTGCAGTTGTAGGTACGTTAGGGTTTGTCGGCTTGGTTGCTCCTCACATCGCAAGACAACTCGTAGGTAATAGACATTACTTTTTAATTCCTGCTTCAGCACTGACTGGCATGGCCTTGTTATTATTAGCTGATGGTCTTGGACGAGGGCTGCTCCCGCCAACTGAAGTCCCTGCAGGAATTTTCACAGCTGTCATCGGTGCTCCATACTTTTTATATTTATTAAGAAAGATGAGCGTCACAAAGTAG
- a CDS encoding NupC/NupG family nucleoside CNT transporter, whose translation MDILLGILAVAVILGLSFLMSNDRKNINFKGIGIMLVVQLLITWFMFNTDIGQTIINGISWGFNKLIEYGTEGVNFVLGGVQVGENGVFFFNVLLIIIFFATILSVLTYLKILPFIIKYLGWGLSKITGLPKVESFNAVNSIFFGQSEALLAIKSQFHNLNDNRLYIVSASAMGSVSASIVGAYLGMLPAKYILVALPLNMFSALIVASIIAPVKVSKEEDHVDIQDVSNAKSFFEAMGNGALDGGKIALIVASMLIAFIASLELVNAIFGAVFNGFTLQELLGYIIAPIGLLMGIPAAEVIDAGAIMGTKVVTNEFVAMLEFQNMLDGVSEKTVGIVTVFLTSFANFSSIGIIAGTVQGIDSEKGGRVSGFGMKLLIGATLGSMLSATIAGLFL comes from the coding sequence GTGGATATTCTTTTAGGAATTCTTGCAGTTGCTGTCATTCTTGGACTTTCATTCCTCATGTCAAATGACCGCAAAAATATTAATTTTAAAGGCATTGGAATCATGCTGGTTGTTCAGTTGCTTATTACTTGGTTTATGTTCAATACCGATATCGGACAAACGATCATAAATGGAATCTCCTGGGGATTCAATAAGTTGATCGAATACGGAACAGAAGGGGTTAACTTCGTCCTTGGCGGTGTCCAAGTCGGAGAAAATGGTGTTTTCTTCTTTAACGTACTACTAATTATTATCTTCTTCGCAACAATCTTGTCTGTTTTGACCTATTTAAAAATCTTGCCGTTTATCATTAAATATTTAGGTTGGGGACTATCTAAGATTACTGGTCTTCCAAAAGTTGAGTCCTTTAACGCCGTTAATAGTATCTTCTTCGGCCAATCAGAAGCTTTACTTGCCATTAAATCACAGTTCCACAATTTGAACGATAACCGTCTTTATATCGTCAGTGCTTCAGCTATGGGGTCTGTATCTGCATCCATTGTCGGTGCTTATCTAGGTATGCTTCCAGCCAAATATATTCTAGTTGCTCTTCCATTGAATATGTTCAGTGCGTTGATTGTAGCTTCCATTATTGCTCCTGTAAAAGTTTCTAAAGAAGAAGACCACGTTGACATCCAGGACGTATCGAATGCTAAAAGCTTTTTCGAAGCAATGGGTAACGGAGCGCTTGATGGCGGTAAAATCGCATTGATCGTTGCATCTATGCTAATTGCCTTTATTGCATCTCTTGAATTAGTGAACGCTATATTTGGTGCCGTCTTCAATGGATTTACATTGCAAGAGCTTCTAGGTTACATCATTGCTCCAATCGGATTGCTTATGGGTATTCCGGCAGCAGAAGTAATTGATGCTGGTGCGATCATGGGTACGAAGGTCGTCACCAACGAATTCGTAGCGATGCTTGAATTCCAGAATATGCTTGATGGCGTATCTGAGAAAACGGTTGGTATCGTAACGGTATTCCTTACAAGCTTTGCGAACTTCTCTTCCATCGGGATTATCGCAGGTACCGTACAAGGAATTGATTCAGAAAAAGGCGGACGCGTGTCCGGTTTTGGTATGAAACTTCTTATCGGTGCTACCCTTGGTTCTATGCTATCTGCAACAATTGCAGGTCTATTCCTATAA